One Solanum lycopersicum chromosome 2, SLM_r2.1 genomic region harbors:
- the LOC138341961 gene encoding uncharacterized protein, producing the protein MNTQRNATRGLEKEIANAEVPPRGDQVPPLEEQVNDDQATVDPPPLTDGAGELGSQVVELINLHQGGMSVLEYSLKFTQLSKYAPCLVFDLRDEMNCFVIRVSDDMQEECHSSMLHDDMIISHLMVHAQQLEEARDKRKSRNAKRARNKRVSNTKPKKGRDTSSPTKNPTCGKCGEKHYADCLKGTDNCFGCGKSGYKIRDHPNVKDQDKYSGQASGCNDATKKNLFYALRPRGATFYFVTPLISKKFGIFPNILNEPFMASTPVDYRARVVKFNFQNEPVLELKEGNSIPRGRIISSFKAYRMIFKGFLCHIVRFIDLDSKIPPIESVPVVRELPEVFPNDLSGIPFEREIDFGIDLLPDTNTISIPPY; encoded by the exons ATGAATACTCAAAGGAACGCGACACGAGGACTTGAAAAAGAGATTGCCAATGCGGAAGTTCCTCCACGTGGTGATCAAGTCCCTCCTCTTGAAGAACAAgttaatgatgaccaagctACAGTCgatcctcctcctttgacggATGGTGCC GGAGAATTGGGAAGCCAGGTGGTTGAGTtaatcaaccttcatcaaggaggtatgagtgtacttgaatactccttgaaattcactcaattgtcaaaatatgctccttgTTTGGTTTTCGATCTTAGGGATGAGATGAACTGCTTTGTGATAAGAGTGTCGGATGACAtgcaagaggagtgtcattcaTCTATGCTACATGACGATATGATCATTTctcatctcatggttcatgcccAACAATTGGAAGAGGCAAGGGATAAGAGAAAGAGTAGAAATGCTAAGAGGGCAAG GAATAAGAGGGTGTCTAACACTAAGCCTAAAAAGGGAAGAGACACTAGTTCACCAACAAAGAatccaacttgtggaaagtgtggcgaAAAGCACTATGCTGATTGTCTTAAGGGAACggataattgttttggttgtggtaaaagtgggTACAAGATTCGAGATCATCCAAATGTGAAGGATCAAGACAAGTATAGTGGGCAAGCAAGTGGTTGTAATGATGCTACAAAGAAGAATctcttctatgctctccgccCTAGAG GTGCTACATTCTAttttgttactcccttgataTCTAAGAAGTTTGGGATTTTTCCTAACattctaaatgaaccttttatggCTTCTACCCCGGTGG ATTATAGAGCAAGGGTGGTGaaatttaactttcaaaatgAGCCTGTTTTAGAGTTGAAGgagggaaattctattcctagaggtcgtataatttcttcttttaaagCTTATAGAATGATCTTTAAAGGGTTTTTATGCCATATAGTAAGATTCATTgatttagactccaaaattcctcccattgagtcggtccccgtagtaaGGGAACTtccggaggtctttcctaatgatctttcTGGTATTCCTTTcgaacgggaaattgattttggtatcgacttgTTACCAGatacaaatacaatttcaattcctccttattaa